One Mustelus asterias chromosome 12, sMusAst1.hap1.1, whole genome shotgun sequence genomic region harbors:
- the dusp14 gene encoding dual specificity protein phosphatase 14, which translates to MSSRSQSFFHRTPPGPSSKPRLVTGGVLGGIAQITPCLYLSSGNAASNRNLVLSKGITCIINATMEIPNANWPEVEYVKVPVADLPHAPISLYFDSIADKIHSVSKKHGSALVHCVAGVSRSASLCIAYLMKFHKISLLEAHNWVKSRRPIIRPNVGFWRQLIEYERKLFGKNSVKMVQSPIGVIPDVYEKETRNLTPFWGI; encoded by the coding sequence ATGAGTTCCCGGAGCCAAAGCTTCTTCCACCGGACCCCACCCGGCCCCTCTTCCAAACCCCGGCTGGTGACGGGTGGGGTCCTGGGCGGGATCGCTCAAATAACCCCGTGCCTCTACCTCAGCAGTGGCAACGCCGCCAGTAACCGCAACCTGGTCCTGTCGAAGGGCATCACCTGCATCATTAATGCCACCATGGAGATCCCCAACGCCAACTGGCCCGAGGTGGAGTATGTCAAAGTGCCTGTCGCTGACCTGCCGCAcgcccccatctccctctatttcGACAGCATCGCCGACAAAATCCACAGCGTCAGCAAAAAGCACGGCTCGGCCCTGGTGCACTGCGTCGCCGGCGTGAGCAGGTCAGCCTCCCTCTGCATCGCCTACCTGATGAAGTTCCACAAGATCTCCCTCCTCGAGGCGCACAACTGGGTCAAGTCTCGCCGCCCCATCATTCGACCCAACGTAGGCTTCTGGAGGCAGCTGATAGAGTACGAACGCAAGCTGTTCGGCAAGAACAGTGTAAAAATGGTGCAGTCGCCCATTGGGGTCATCCCTGACGTTTACGAAAAGGAAACCAGGAACCTCACTCCTTTCTGGGGCATTTAA